From a single Agrobacterium tumefaciens genomic region:
- a CDS encoding DUF3971 domain-containing protein → MAEVRGEKVKFGRRDIIALHDLPSAQAEDPIIVHCPAPRSMARALIKIFAALFVLAFLSIGGIILSVETGSIDKTLSSQAQQALERALGPHYSARIGSSAIRFSTGLRLALVAEDVDIVEKDSGQHLSRARAIGMALDPLALLTGRISVQSLEADGMELDTALLPKGNGFDLSSIKLDAVPQQLQAAFGQLDKLAQAFLSSGTEEIDISSVSVHLPPGELGKPRTIEIRELSLTPDQQGGYSLDGETLFNGEIASLSLTTSGSGGVIDGFQARIDGFDIGPFLEKFDPQGNLHEGLNVKTGVSIVARRAAEGQDPQLEASVGMGNGTLLIGGEAQPFTAGSVNARYDFEKSTLVIANSRLELGRTIIPVTGEIRDTEEGFGLSLRVDNGIASAEASGEEPVPFSLKADGQYTAATKQLDVPSLYVTGPLGDMAGSLKVRFGEGSPEISFGGQIPKMEATAVKQLWPFWMAHKPRDWVVTNLYGGTVTNGSIAIFIPQGRMCGPGCPLVLGESEMQIRFDIDDTRLNTTGDIPPLRDVDAHFNLVGGGMTVDIERATSYFPSNRSLALENSRFLISNVYDKPLLGNVELNVAGSADAVAELATLKPINALKDTQFKPEDFTGDVKASAKLTVGLLSSQNPPPPVWTADLDLKNLSLTKPFAGHKVTALDGFMALNDRQLKLQGKGRVDDVPMDIEMTEPVRKNGDVPSTLSLKATLNETQVAKLAPELSSVLGGTTVMEVDGADPKRQDIRLDLTRASIILPGLGWSKGIGIPAKAAFTTETVDGRTTISDFSLDGDGFGAAGDIAFSKNGLISADLSRVQLSPADNYAVSVAASKNGYIINASGKSADVRPFLSKLRSSSGGGDGTSRSQPSLAIKTQFDKVYGFNDEILANVSSDISVRDGKVRSIDFRGVTGNGQAVVAQTTNRGATGTVTLTSSDAGSLARFANIYSRIRGGLLNLALTTANGSDWSGSLDLRNFAVVNEAKLQDIVATPAGEDGRSLNNAVRRNIDVSSEKFQRGFARVVYVNGSVAVENGVVRGEQIGATFQGLLKDQSGRMDMTGTFMPAYGLNRLFGELPFIGIFLGNGRDRGLLGITFKLSGQTDQPKLTINPLSLIAPGVFRQIFEFQ, encoded by the coding sequence ATGGCTGAAGTCAGGGGTGAAAAGGTCAAGTTCGGCAGGCGCGATATCATCGCCCTGCATGATCTCCCTTCGGCACAGGCCGAAGATCCCATCATCGTGCATTGCCCTGCGCCGCGTTCCATGGCGCGCGCTCTTATCAAGATTTTCGCGGCTCTCTTTGTGCTGGCGTTCCTGTCCATCGGCGGCATTATTCTTTCCGTCGAGACGGGATCGATCGACAAGACGCTCTCCAGCCAGGCGCAACAGGCGCTGGAGAGGGCGCTTGGGCCGCATTACAGCGCCCGGATCGGCTCTTCGGCCATAAGGTTCTCCACCGGGCTGCGGCTGGCGCTGGTGGCCGAGGATGTGGACATCGTCGAAAAGGACTCCGGCCAGCATCTGAGCAGGGCCCGGGCGATCGGCATGGCGCTTGATCCGCTTGCGCTGCTGACCGGCCGCATCTCGGTACAAAGCCTCGAAGCCGATGGTATGGAGCTCGACACGGCGCTTTTGCCCAAGGGTAACGGTTTTGATCTTTCCAGCATCAAGCTTGACGCCGTACCGCAGCAATTGCAGGCCGCCTTCGGACAGCTCGACAAGCTCGCCCAGGCTTTCCTGAGCAGCGGCACAGAGGAAATCGATATTTCCAGCGTTTCGGTGCATCTGCCGCCCGGTGAGCTTGGAAAACCACGTACCATCGAGATACGCGAACTGTCGCTCACACCCGACCAGCAGGGTGGATATTCGCTTGATGGCGAGACGCTGTTTAACGGTGAGATCGCCAGCCTATCGCTGACGACATCCGGATCCGGCGGCGTGATCGACGGTTTTCAGGCGCGGATCGACGGTTTCGATATCGGGCCGTTTCTGGAAAAATTCGATCCGCAGGGCAATCTGCATGAGGGGCTGAACGTCAAGACCGGTGTCAGCATTGTCGCCCGGCGTGCTGCGGAAGGGCAGGATCCCCAGCTGGAAGCTTCGGTCGGTATGGGCAACGGAACGCTTCTGATTGGTGGCGAGGCCCAGCCTTTCACGGCCGGCAGCGTCAATGCGCGTTATGATTTCGAAAAAAGTACCCTGGTAATCGCCAATTCGCGGCTGGAGCTGGGACGTACGATCATACCGGTTACCGGTGAAATTCGCGATACGGAGGAAGGTTTCGGTCTTTCGCTCCGGGTCGACAACGGGATTGCTTCGGCCGAAGCCTCTGGCGAGGAGCCGGTTCCCTTCAGCCTGAAGGCGGATGGGCAATATACGGCGGCGACAAAGCAACTCGACGTTCCCTCGCTTTACGTTACTGGCCCGCTTGGAGACATGGCAGGCTCGCTGAAAGTCCGCTTCGGTGAGGGCTCGCCGGAAATCAGCTTTGGCGGCCAGATTCCGAAGATGGAGGCCACGGCGGTCAAGCAGCTCTGGCCGTTCTGGATGGCGCACAAGCCGCGTGACTGGGTGGTAACCAACCTTTATGGCGGCACGGTCACCAATGGCTCGATTGCGATATTCATTCCGCAGGGGCGGATGTGCGGTCCCGGCTGCCCGCTGGTGCTCGGCGAGAGCGAAATGCAGATCCGCTTCGATATTGACGATACGCGGCTGAACACCACGGGCGATATTCCGCCGCTTCGGGATGTCGATGCACATTTCAACCTGGTCGGCGGCGGCATGACCGTCGACATCGAGCGGGCGACATCCTATTTCCCCTCCAACCGGTCGCTTGCGCTGGAGAACAGCCGGTTTCTGATCTCCAACGTTTATGACAAGCCGCTGCTTGGAAATGTCGAGTTGAATGTGGCCGGCTCTGCGGATGCCGTTGCCGAGCTTGCGACACTGAAGCCGATCAATGCGTTGAAGGATACGCAGTTCAAACCGGAGGATTTCACCGGTGACGTGAAGGCCAGTGCAAAACTGACCGTCGGACTGCTGTCCAGCCAGAACCCGCCTCCGCCGGTGTGGACGGCTGATCTGGACCTGAAGAACCTGTCGCTGACGAAGCCCTTTGCCGGCCACAAGGTGACGGCGCTTGACGGTTTCATGGCTTTGAACGACCGGCAGCTCAAGCTTCAGGGCAAGGGCCGTGTGGACGACGTGCCGATGGATATCGAGATGACGGAGCCGGTGCGCAAGAATGGCGATGTCCCCTCGACGCTGTCGTTGAAGGCGACCCTGAACGAGACACAGGTTGCCAAGCTTGCGCCGGAACTGTCCTCGGTTCTTGGCGGCACGACGGTGATGGAAGTCGATGGCGCAGATCCGAAACGGCAGGACATCCGGCTCGATCTGACCAGGGCGTCGATCATTCTGCCGGGGCTTGGCTGGAGCAAGGGCATCGGCATTCCGGCAAAAGCCGCCTTCACCACCGAGACGGTGGATGGCCGCACGACGATCAGTGATTTTTCCCTCGACGGGGACGGTTTCGGCGCCGCCGGCGATATCGCCTTCAGCAAGAACGGGCTGATTTCAGCCGATCTCAGCCGAGTGCAGCTGTCGCCCGCCGACAATTACGCCGTTTCCGTCGCGGCCTCCAAAAACGGCTATATCATCAATGCCTCGGGAAAATCCGCGGATGTCCGGCCGTTCCTTTCGAAACTGCGCAGTTCTTCCGGCGGCGGTGACGGCACATCGCGTTCGCAACCATCGCTTGCCATCAAGACACAGTTCGACAAGGTCTATGGTTTCAACGACGAGATCCTCGCCAATGTCAGTTCCGATATCAGCGTGCGTGACGGCAAGGTGCGTTCGATCGATTTTCGTGGTGTCACCGGCAACGGCCAGGCGGTGGTGGCGCAGACCACCAATCGCGGCGCGACGGGAACCGTGACGCTGACCAGCAGCGATGCCGGTTCGCTTGCCCGTTTCGCCAATATCTATAGCCGTATCCGCGGCGGCCTTCTCAATCTGGCGCTGACGACCGCCAATGGCAGCGACTGGAGCGGTTCGCTGGACCTGCGCAATTTCGCCGTGGTGAACGAAGCGAAATTGCAGGACATCGTCGCCACCCCCGCTGGTGAAGACGGCAGAAGCCTCAACAACGCAGTTCGCCGCAATATCGATGTCAGTTCTGAGAAGTTCCAGCGCGGTTTTGCCCGGGTGGTCTACGTTAATGGCTCGGTTGCGGTGGAAAACGGCGTGGTGCGCGGTGAACAGATCGGTGCGACCTTCCAGGGATTGCTCAAGGACCAGAGCGGCCGCATGGACATGACGGGCACCTTCATGCCCGCTTATGGCCTGAACCGGCTGTTTGGCGAGTTGCCTTTCATCGGCATCTTCCTCGGTAACGGCCGCGACCGGGGTCTGCTCGGCATTACTTTCAAACTGTCCGGCCAGACGGACCAGCCGAAGCTGACGATCAATCCGCTGTCGCTGATCGCGCCGGGTGTTTTCCGACAGATTTTCGAGTTCCAATAA
- a CDS encoding ferritin-like domain-containing protein: protein MTPPFKIISLRGGATDAVASADLDRKTALAQETATRWFERRLSLRSPLDPPLPERPGRPEKPELVPPTAVERRSLHTVKGRIALLHAIAHIELNAVDLALDIVARYASEPVPHSFFDGWMQVAFEEAKHFRLVRDRLRSLGADYGDLPAHDGLWQAAHSTRNDLTARLAVVPLILEARGLDVTPSLQARMRETGDLESAAVLDVIYNDEKGHVAIGAKWFRFLCAREKKDPAATFKQLVRANFRGPLKPPFNDLARAEAGLTPSFYRSLTSVSHS from the coding sequence GTGACGCCCCCGTTCAAAATCATCTCTCTGCGCGGCGGGGCGACGGATGCTGTTGCGAGCGCCGATCTCGACCGTAAAACCGCGCTGGCACAGGAAACGGCGACACGATGGTTCGAGCGTCGCCTGTCGTTGCGCTCGCCGCTCGATCCGCCCTTGCCCGAACGTCCGGGCAGACCGGAAAAGCCGGAACTCGTGCCGCCGACCGCCGTCGAGCGCCGTTCGCTTCACACGGTGAAGGGCCGCATTGCCCTGCTGCACGCCATCGCCCATATCGAACTCAACGCCGTCGATCTCGCGCTCGACATCGTCGCGCGTTATGCGAGCGAACCGGTGCCGCATTCCTTTTTCGACGGCTGGATGCAGGTCGCCTTCGAGGAGGCGAAACATTTCCGGCTGGTGCGCGACCGGCTCAGAAGCCTCGGAGCGGATTATGGCGATCTGCCCGCCCATGACGGGCTCTGGCAGGCGGCGCATTCCACCCGCAACGACCTGACCGCCCGGCTGGCGGTCGTGCCGCTCATTCTGGAAGCGCGCGGACTGGACGTCACACCTTCCCTGCAGGCCAGAATGCGGGAGACCGGCGATCTCGAAAGCGCCGCCGTTCTCGATGTTATCTATAACGACGAAAAGGGCCATGTCGCCATCGGCGCCAAATGGTTCCGGTTCCTCTGCGCCCGTGAAAAGAAGGATCCGGCCGCAACCTTCAAACAACTGGTGCGTGCCAATTTCCGCGGCCCCCTGAAACCGCCCTTCAACGACCTCGCCCGCGCCGAGGCCGGCCTGACGCCGTCCTTCTACCGCTCGCTGACATCCGTCAGCCACAGCTAA
- a CDS encoding peroxiredoxin — MTDLTIGSPAPDFTLPRNGEGTVTLSKLQGKAVILYFYPKDDTSGCTAEAIDFSALGAEFEAANAVVIGISPDSVKSHDKFAAKHALSVMLASDEDRKALEAYGVWKEKSMYGKKYMGVERTTVLVAPDGTIAEIWNKVKVAGHAQAVLEAAKKL; from the coding sequence ATGACAGACTTGACGATTGGCAGCCCGGCTCCCGACTTTACTTTGCCCCGCAACGGTGAAGGAACGGTGACATTGTCCAAACTTCAAGGCAAGGCCGTCATTCTCTATTTCTACCCTAAGGACGATACTTCAGGCTGCACCGCAGAAGCGATCGACTTCAGCGCGCTGGGCGCAGAATTCGAGGCCGCCAACGCCGTCGTCATCGGCATTTCGCCCGATAGCGTCAAAAGCCACGACAAATTTGCCGCAAAACACGCGCTTTCCGTCATGCTGGCCTCCGACGAAGACCGCAAGGCTCTCGAAGCCTATGGGGTTTGGAAGGAAAAAAGCATGTATGGCAAGAAATACATGGGTGTCGAACGCACCACTGTCCTCGTCGCACCGGATGGCACAATCGCGGAAATCTGGAACAAGGTGAAGGTTGCGGGCCACGCGCAGGCTGTTCTTGAGGCTGCAAAGAAGCTCTGA
- a CDS encoding NUDIX domain-containing protein yields MTPTIKPGLDFPGVGVGLAILRDGQLLLCRRLKAPEAGYWSIPGGKVDHLESSLAAARREAEEETGLTIGDVEFLCHSEYIDTEERHHWVSLIFVARDTCGEPALTEPDKLSDIGWFYPDNLPAPISAFAKDALAALK; encoded by the coding sequence ATGACGCCGACAATCAAACCAGGGCTTGATTTTCCGGGTGTCGGCGTGGGCCTTGCCATATTGCGCGATGGCCAGCTGCTTCTCTGCCGGCGCTTGAAAGCGCCGGAAGCCGGATACTGGAGTATTCCGGGCGGCAAGGTTGATCACCTCGAATCCTCCCTCGCCGCCGCAAGGCGAGAGGCCGAAGAAGAGACCGGGCTGACAATCGGCGATGTCGAATTTCTCTGTCACAGTGAATATATCGATACCGAAGAGCGGCACCATTGGGTGTCGCTGATCTTCGTCGCCCGCGATACGTGTGGCGAGCCGGCACTGACCGAACCGGACAAGCTTTCCGATATAGGCTGGTTTTATCCCGACAATCTTCCCGCACCCATTTCCGCCTTCGCGAAGGACGCGCTGGCCGCCCTGAAATAA
- the rpe gene encoding ribulose-phosphate 3-epimerase: MSLPIRIAPSILAANFAKLGQEVADVTEAGADWIHLDVMDGHFVPNISFGPDVIKALRPHSNAFFDCHLMIAPVDPYLEAFAKAGCDSITVHAEAGPHLHRSLQTIRTLGRKTGVTLNPATPLSVIENVLDDVDLILIMSVNPGFGGQKFIPAMLDKIRAAKAMIGDRPIELEVDGGVTAETAGAIIAAGANALVAGSAVFKGDGVEDYRKTVSLLRTAAEAGRS; this comes from the coding sequence ATGTCCCTGCCTATCCGGATAGCCCCGTCGATCCTGGCTGCCAATTTCGCCAAGCTCGGACAGGAGGTCGCCGATGTCACGGAAGCGGGTGCCGACTGGATCCATCTCGACGTCATGGACGGTCATTTCGTGCCCAACATCTCGTTCGGGCCTGACGTCATCAAGGCACTTCGCCCGCACAGCAACGCCTTTTTCGATTGCCACCTGATGATCGCCCCCGTCGATCCCTATCTCGAAGCCTTCGCCAAGGCTGGTTGCGACAGCATCACCGTGCATGCGGAGGCCGGACCGCATCTGCATCGCTCGCTGCAGACCATCCGCACACTCGGCCGGAAGACCGGCGTGACCCTCAATCCCGCCACGCCGCTTTCCGTCATCGAAAACGTGCTTGATGATGTTGATCTCATCCTGATCATGAGCGTCAATCCCGGTTTCGGCGGCCAGAAATTCATTCCCGCCATGCTCGACAAGATCCGCGCGGCAAAGGCGATGATCGGCGACCGGCCGATCGAGCTTGAAGTGGATGGCGGCGTAACGGCGGAGACAGCCGGTGCAATCATTGCCGCCGGCGCCAATGCATTGGTGGCAGGTTCAGCGGTCTTCAAGGGCGATGGCGTTGAAGACTACCGCAAGACGGTGTCATTGTTGCGCACGGCTGCGGAGGCCGGAAGGTCCTGA
- a CDS encoding M23 family metallopeptidase — protein MTDTAENRVFGKKRPQHVLILASGEKVRHMTIRPWMAALAGCTIGLFSLGYLGATGYLILRDDLIGATMARQTRMQNDYEDRIAALRAQVDRVTSRQLLDQQVVEKKVEKLLEQQAALTSRHGRMSELLERAENSGVAATPAAPSSLSNAMAPEKRAELTGGLSAIEKLMAPRVPQPEKPAATDRRAAYVPQSGETPSDRADRVFSKVTISLKDIERQQISRIARLTNDAEDKASAMQDIIRQAGLKIEESGADDIGGPYAAPQRSETDPFNLSLTNLDNALNRLDIVKESATALPFGNPAPGRTITSRFGNRMDPFLGRPALHTGIDFRAETGADVKATGAGKVTVAENSGGYGNMVEIDHGQGVSTRFGHLSAILVRAGDKVEAGDIIGRAGSTGRSTGPHVHYEVRRNDTPVDPMRFLIAGAELKTYLK, from the coding sequence TTGACTGATACAGCGGAAAACCGGGTATTCGGCAAAAAGCGGCCGCAGCACGTCCTCATTCTGGCGAGCGGCGAGAAAGTTCGGCATATGACCATTCGGCCGTGGATGGCCGCTCTTGCCGGCTGCACCATTGGCCTGTTTTCGCTCGGCTATCTCGGCGCTACCGGCTACCTCATTTTGCGTGACGACCTGATCGGTGCGACCATGGCGCGCCAGACCCGCATGCAGAACGATTATGAAGACCGTATCGCAGCACTGAGGGCTCAGGTGGACCGGGTCACCTCCCGACAATTGCTTGACCAGCAGGTCGTTGAAAAGAAAGTGGAAAAGCTGTTGGAACAGCAGGCGGCGCTGACCTCCAGGCACGGGCGCATGAGCGAGTTGCTGGAGCGCGCCGAAAATTCCGGCGTCGCAGCAACGCCCGCCGCGCCCTCTTCCCTTTCGAACGCCATGGCGCCGGAAAAGCGCGCGGAGCTGACGGGCGGCCTGTCAGCAATTGAAAAGCTGATGGCGCCGCGCGTGCCGCAGCCGGAAAAGCCAGCCGCAACTGACAGACGCGCCGCTTACGTGCCTCAATCCGGCGAAACACCCTCGGACCGGGCCGATCGGGTGTTTTCCAAAGTGACCATTTCGCTGAAGGATATCGAGCGCCAGCAGATATCGCGCATCGCCAGATTGACCAACGATGCCGAAGACAAGGCAAGCGCGATGCAGGACATCATCCGGCAGGCCGGATTGAAGATCGAAGAAAGCGGCGCGGACGATATCGGCGGCCCCTATGCGGCTCCCCAGCGCAGCGAAACCGATCCGTTCAACCTGTCGCTGACCAATCTCGACAATGCGCTGAACCGGCTGGATATCGTCAAGGAAAGTGCAACTGCCCTGCCCTTCGGCAACCCGGCTCCCGGGAGAACGATCACCAGCCGGTTCGGCAATCGCATGGATCCGTTTCTCGGACGGCCGGCTTTGCACACCGGCATCGATTTTCGCGCCGAAACCGGCGCCGACGTCAAAGCCACCGGCGCGGGCAAGGTGACAGTGGCGGAAAATTCCGGCGGTTACGGCAATATGGTCGAGATCGATCACGGTCAGGGCGTCTCGACGCGATTCGGCCATCTCTCCGCGATCCTCGTCAGGGCCGGTGACAAGGTGGAGGCCGGCGACATCATCGGCCGCGCCGGCAGCACCGGTCGTTCAACCGGCCCCCATGTGCATTACGAGGTGCGCCGCAACGATACGCCGGTCGATCCGATGCGGTTCCTGATCGCCGGCGCCGAGCTTAAAACCTATTTGAAATGA
- the tyrS gene encoding tyrosine--tRNA ligase: MSRFKSDFLRTLDERGFIHQISDEAGLDELFAKETVTAYIGYDPTASSLHVGHLTQIMMLHWMQKTGHQPISLMGGGTGMVGDPSFKEEARKLMTIDMIEDNITSLKHVFANYLDYDRANHPALMINNADWLRGLNYLEFLRDVGRHFSVNRMLSFDSVKTRLDREQSLSFLEFNYMILQAYDYVELNQRTGCRLQMGGSDQWGNIINGIDLGHRMGTPQLYALTSPLLTTSSGAKMGKSASGAVWLNKDLLPVYDFWQYWRNTEDADVVRFAKLFTTLPMNEIARIAALGGSEINEAKKILATEVTAILHGRAAAEEAAETARKTFEEGALAENLPSIEVPASELEAGLGVLSLIVRAGLAGSNGEARRHVQGGAVKINDQGVSDERQMIGTGEVTGDGVIKLSVGKKKHVLVRPA, encoded by the coding sequence ATGTCCAGGTTCAAGTCCGATTTCCTCCGCACGCTCGACGAGCGCGGCTTCATTCACCAGATCTCCGATGAGGCAGGTCTCGACGAACTGTTCGCCAAGGAAACCGTGACCGCCTATATCGGCTATGACCCGACGGCTTCGAGTTTGCATGTCGGCCACCTCACCCAGATCATGATGCTGCATTGGATGCAGAAGACCGGCCACCAGCCGATCTCGCTGATGGGCGGCGGCACCGGCATGGTCGGCGATCCCTCCTTCAAGGAAGAGGCCCGCAAGCTGATGACGATCGACATGATCGAGGACAACATTACCTCGCTCAAGCACGTCTTCGCCAATTACCTCGATTACGACCGCGCCAATCACCCGGCACTGATGATCAACAATGCCGACTGGCTGCGCGGTCTGAACTACCTCGAATTCCTGCGCGATGTCGGCCGCCATTTCTCGGTCAACCGCATGCTGTCCTTCGACAGCGTGAAGACGCGCCTCGACCGCGAACAGTCGCTGTCCTTCCTCGAATTCAACTACATGATCCTGCAGGCCTACGACTACGTGGAGCTGAACCAGCGCACCGGTTGCCGGCTGCAGATGGGCGGCTCGGACCAGTGGGGCAACATCATCAACGGCATCGACCTCGGTCACCGTATGGGGACACCGCAGCTCTATGCGCTGACCTCGCCGCTTCTGACCACTTCCTCGGGTGCGAAGATGGGCAAGTCGGCATCGGGCGCCGTGTGGCTGAACAAGGACCTGCTTCCGGTCTATGATTTCTGGCAGTACTGGCGCAACACCGAAGATGCCGATGTCGTCCGCTTCGCCAAGCTCTTCACCACCCTGCCGATGAATGAGATCGCCCGCATTGCGGCGCTTGGCGGCTCGGAAATCAACGAAGCGAAGAAAATCCTCGCAACCGAAGTGACGGCGATCCTGCATGGCCGTGCTGCGGCCGAAGAAGCTGCCGAAACCGCCCGCAAGACTTTCGAGGAAGGCGCACTGGCTGAAAACCTGCCCTCCATCGAGGTGCCGGCATCCGAACTCGAAGCCGGCCTTGGCGTCCTCTCCCTCATCGTCCGCGCCGGCCTTGCCGGCTCGAACGGCGAAGCCCGCCGCCACGTTCAGGGCGGCGCGGTTAAGATCAACGATCAGGGCGTTTCCGATGAGCGCCAGATGATCGGCACCGGTGAAGTAACCGGCGACGGCGTCATCAAGCTTTCGGTCGGCAAGAAGAAGCACGTTCTGGTGCGCCCGGCCTGA
- a CDS encoding DEAD/DEAH box helicase, with protein MTTFSDLGLSQKVLSAIADAGYTTPTPIQAGAIPPALEKRDICGIAQTGTGKTASFVLPMLTLLEKGRARARMPRTLILEPTRELAAQVAENFEKYGKNHKLNVALLIGGVSFEDQDRKLERGADVLICTPGRLLDHCERGKLLMTGVEILVIDEADRMLDMGFIPDIERIVKMIPFTRQTLFFSATMPPEIQKLADRFLQNPERIEVAKPSSTAKTVTQNIVAAHNKDYEKRAVLRDLVRAEEAELKNAIIFCNRKKDVADLFRSLDRHGFSVGALHGDMDQRSRTTMLQNFRDGNLTLLVASDVAARGLDIPDVSHVFNFDVPIHAEDYVHRIGRTGRAGRSGKAFTIVTRNDAKYLDAIEKLIGEKIEWLNGDLSTLPAPMESFESNSGRRGNKERGGRGRDRNRRDAAPVENINQDAQSAAVTEIVAHGDDKVKAERRPEKTPRNSDRNSRNPLHANDDNRERRRHYRDHDDGPTPVGFGDDIPAFMLIVANAKG; from the coding sequence TTGACAACATTCTCTGATCTTGGCCTGAGCCAAAAAGTTCTTTCCGCTATTGCAGATGCCGGCTACACGACGCCGACACCCATTCAGGCCGGCGCCATTCCGCCTGCGCTGGAAAAGCGTGATATCTGCGGTATCGCACAGACCGGCACGGGCAAAACCGCGTCCTTCGTGCTGCCGATGCTGACCCTGCTTGAAAAGGGTCGCGCACGCGCCAGAATGCCGCGCACGCTGATCCTTGAACCCACCCGTGAGCTTGCGGCGCAGGTGGCTGAGAATTTCGAGAAATACGGCAAGAATCACAAGCTGAACGTCGCCCTGCTTATCGGCGGCGTTTCGTTCGAAGATCAGGATCGCAAGCTCGAGCGTGGCGCCGATGTTCTCATCTGCACCCCCGGCCGTCTTCTTGACCATTGCGAGCGCGGCAAGCTGTTGATGACCGGCGTTGAAATCCTCGTCATCGACGAAGCCGACCGCATGCTGGACATGGGCTTCATTCCCGATATCGAACGTATCGTGAAAATGATTCCCTTTACCCGGCAAACGCTGTTCTTTTCGGCCACCATGCCGCCGGAAATCCAGAAGCTGGCCGACCGCTTCCTTCAGAACCCCGAACGCATCGAGGTCGCCAAGCCCTCCTCCACGGCGAAAACCGTTACGCAGAACATCGTCGCTGCGCATAACAAGGACTATGAGAAACGCGCTGTCCTGCGCGATCTCGTCCGCGCCGAAGAGGCCGAACTCAAAAACGCGATCATTTTCTGCAATCGCAAGAAGGATGTCGCCGACCTGTTCCGTTCGCTCGACCGTCACGGCTTTTCCGTCGGCGCGCTGCATGGCGACATGGACCAGCGTTCGCGCACCACGATGCTGCAGAACTTCAGGGACGGCAATCTGACGCTGCTCGTCGCCTCTGACGTTGCGGCGCGCGGGCTTGATATCCCCGATGTCAGCCACGTCTTCAACTTCGACGTTCCCATTCATGCCGAAGACTATGTCCACCGCATCGGCCGTACCGGCCGTGCGGGCCGTTCGGGCAAGGCCTTCACCATCGTCACCAGAAACGACGCAAAATATCTCGACGCGATCGAAAAGCTGATCGGCGAAAAGATCGAGTGGCTGAATGGCGACCTCTCCACGCTGCCCGCGCCCATGGAAAGCTTTGAAAGCAATTCCGGCCGCCGGGGTAACAAGGAACGGGGCGGCAGGGGTCGCGACAGGAACCGTCGCGATGCGGCTCCGGTCGAAAACATCAATCAGGATGCACAATCCGCTGCGGTTACCGAGATCGTGGCTCACGGAGACGACAAGGTGAAAGCAGAACGCAGACCGGAAAAGACCCCGCGCAATTCCGACCGCAACAGCCGTAATCCGCTGCACGCCAATGACGACAACCGCGAGCGCCGCCGCCACTATCGCGACCATGATGACGGCCCGACCCCGGTCGGCTTCGGCGACGACATTCCCGCCTTCATGCTGATCGTGGCCAACGCCAAGGGCTGA